Proteins co-encoded in one Paraburkholderia edwinii genomic window:
- a CDS encoding helix-turn-helix domain-containing protein: MKHFVTQALKGKKPRTEEEWHELVRRNWSMECAFNKEHAGDLLATSWSMGDIRFEAADLSGQRWTWIPGPGLNHWRSHYLVLLLIESGEIEMEQDGTHIRLREGSLAIFDGSNRYTQTSKANSRAIALRVAKASLENRGRLFSRRSMFVPNPTSPDVELLRSLIEGATAYGENCSDHNARLVADYLTDLLGIATNTATLPVRLVRSDVMLGKIKRFIDRNVGNEHIDIAMVASAMGVSKRHLNRLFEREGSSVMRYVLQQRLAKATEILTSGDVDVRISDIAWQCGFVSAAHFSRVFKKHYGKSPTEFQRCGMTSASE, encoded by the coding sequence ATGAAGCATTTTGTTACGCAAGCACTCAAAGGCAAAAAACCACGAACAGAAGAGGAATGGCACGAACTGGTGCGAAGAAACTGGAGTATGGAATGTGCGTTCAACAAGGAGCACGCAGGCGACCTGCTTGCTACGTCGTGGTCAATGGGCGATATCCGCTTTGAAGCCGCCGATCTGTCAGGACAGCGCTGGACATGGATACCCGGACCTGGGCTGAACCACTGGCGCAGTCACTATCTTGTCCTGCTGTTAATCGAAAGCGGCGAGATCGAGATGGAACAGGACGGCACGCACATCCGGCTTCGGGAAGGTTCGCTCGCGATCTTCGATGGAAGCAACAGGTACACGCAAACATCGAAAGCGAATTCACGGGCAATCGCGCTGCGGGTCGCCAAAGCGTCGCTTGAGAACAGGGGCAGACTATTTTCGCGCCGATCGATGTTTGTGCCAAACCCGACCTCGCCCGATGTCGAACTGCTGAGGTCACTGATCGAAGGCGCCACTGCTTATGGGGAAAATTGCAGTGACCATAACGCAAGACTCGTTGCCGATTATCTGACCGATCTGCTTGGAATTGCTACCAATACCGCGACGCTGCCGGTTCGGCTGGTCAGGTCTGACGTCATGCTCGGCAAGATCAAGCGCTTTATCGACCGTAACGTCGGCAACGAGCATATCGATATCGCGATGGTCGCTAGCGCGATGGGTGTTTCCAAGCGCCATCTGAACAGACTGTTTGAACGTGAGGGCTCTTCTGTCATGCGCTATGTGTTGCAACAGCGGCTCGCCAAAGCCACAGAAATTCTGACGAGTGGCGACGTTGACGTTCGAATCAGCGATATTGCATGGCAGTGCGGCTTTGTGAGCGCAGCGCATTTTAGTCGGGTCTTCAAGAAGCACTATGGAAAAAGCCCAACCGAGTTCCAGCGATGCGGTATGACATCCGCCAGTGAGTGA
- a CDS encoding TolB family protein: MRPALPGIAAFCLFAFPPHASWAAAPIGYVSVQEGNIVYTAPGGATEALTETGADDAPAISPTGDAVAFTRQTRGVDEAHDSPAVRDLWVIHLKDHRAVRLVTGKAEGKEKPEHVLADIDHPIFSPDGATVYFLTAASGTTAAVHAVPTSGGPQRFVADGNALSVVSRGKYVGALLVEQHREMSGHGAWDPQVLISSNGKTIKVVGEDPNALRSVEAERN; this comes from the coding sequence ATGAGACCGGCTTTACCGGGGATCGCTGCATTTTGCTTATTCGCCTTCCCACCCCATGCGTCATGGGCTGCCGCTCCGATCGGCTATGTATCGGTGCAGGAAGGCAATATCGTCTACACGGCGCCCGGCGGCGCCACCGAAGCGCTGACCGAAACGGGCGCCGATGACGCGCCCGCCATTTCCCCGACTGGCGACGCGGTCGCTTTCACGCGGCAGACGCGCGGCGTCGACGAGGCGCACGACAGTCCGGCCGTGCGCGACCTGTGGGTAATCCATCTGAAGGATCACAGGGCGGTCCGGCTCGTGACCGGCAAGGCCGAGGGAAAGGAAAAGCCCGAACACGTGCTTGCGGACATCGATCATCCGATTTTTTCGCCGGATGGCGCGACGGTCTACTTTTTGACGGCGGCTTCAGGTACGACAGCCGCCGTTCATGCCGTGCCGACTTCCGGCGGTCCGCAACGCTTCGTGGCCGACGGTAACGCGCTGAGCGTGGTCTCGCGGGGCAAGTATGTGGGGGCGTTGCTCGTCGAACAGCACCGGGAGATGAGCGGTCACGGCGCGTGGGACCCGCAGGTGCTCATATCGTCGAACGGGAAGACCATCAAGGTGGTCGGCGAGGATCCGAACGCGCTGCGCAGCGTCGAGGCGGAGCGGAATTGA
- the gnd gene encoding phosphogluconate dehydrogenase (NAD(+)-dependent, decarboxylating) produces the protein MQIGIVGLGRMGGNIGRRLMRGGHQCVVYDHNPQATEALAKEGATGAKDLGDLVAKLSAPRVVWLMLPAGKITEDTLNDLRKILSKDDVVIDGGNTFYKDDIRRAAQLREQGLHYVDVGTSGGVWGLERGYCMMIGGDDAVVQRVDPILSVLAPGRGDIPGTPNREGRDKRVENGYMHVGPVGSGHFVKMVHNGIEYGLMQAYAEGFHILEHKSMAELPEGQRYQIDLADVAEVWRRGSVVSSWLLDLTAGALAQDNTLKHFSTEVADSGEGRWTIEAAIEEAVPAQVLSAALYTRFRSRDAEAFPERMLSAMRFGFGGHKEFPVK, from the coding sequence ATGCAGATCGGAATCGTGGGATTGGGACGCATGGGCGGCAATATCGGACGCCGGCTTATGCGTGGCGGGCATCAGTGCGTTGTTTACGACCACAATCCTCAGGCGACCGAAGCGCTTGCGAAGGAAGGCGCGACCGGCGCGAAGGATCTCGGCGATCTCGTCGCGAAGCTGTCGGCGCCGCGCGTGGTCTGGCTGATGCTGCCGGCCGGCAAGATTACCGAAGATACGCTGAACGATTTGCGCAAGATACTCAGCAAGGATGACGTAGTAATCGACGGCGGCAATACGTTCTACAAGGACGATATCCGCCGCGCCGCGCAATTGCGCGAGCAGGGCCTGCATTACGTGGACGTCGGCACGTCGGGCGGCGTGTGGGGACTCGAGCGCGGCTATTGCATGATGATCGGCGGCGACGATGCCGTCGTGCAGCGCGTCGATCCGATCCTATCGGTGCTCGCGCCGGGACGCGGCGATATTCCGGGCACGCCGAACCGCGAAGGACGCGACAAGCGCGTCGAGAACGGCTATATGCATGTTGGGCCGGTCGGCTCCGGGCACTTCGTGAAGATGGTGCATAACGGCATCGAATACGGGCTGATGCAGGCGTACGCCGAAGGGTTCCACATTCTCGAGCACAAGAGCATGGCGGAGCTGCCGGAAGGCCAGCGTTATCAGATTGACCTCGCCGATGTCGCGGAAGTGTGGCGGCGCGGCAGCGTCGTATCGTCGTGGCTGCTCGACCTGACGGCAGGCGCGCTCGCGCAGGACAACACGCTCAAGCATTTCTCGACCGAGGTCGCGGACAGCGGAGAAGGGCGCTGGACCATCGAAGCGGCGATCGAGGAAGCGGTGCCGGCGCAGGTGTTGTCGGCGGCGCTCTATACGCGGTTCCGGTCACGTGACGCAGAGGCATTTCCTGAACGGATGCTTTCGGCGATGCGGTTTGGGTTCGGCGGGCATAAGGAGTTTCCGGTCAAATAA
- the tkt gene encoding transketolase: MSSAPNLDRLAIDTIRTLSMDAVQKANSGHPGTPMALAPVAFHLWQNHLRYDPDAPHWPNRDRFVLSVGHASMLLYSLLHLYGVKEVDAQGKPTGKPAVSLDDIKQFRQLDSKTPGHPEYGMTTGVETTTGPLGQGLGNSVGMAMAARWKEAHFNQPDGALFDYRVYALCGDGDMMEGVSHEAASLAGHLQLSNLIWIYDSNRVTIEGHTDLAYSDDVEARFRGYNWNTLHVDDANDGAAFESALQKAKATTDRPTLIVVKSIIGWGAPHKQDTSGAHGEPLGEEEIKLAKRAYGWPEDAQFLVPDGVMDHLAKGMGARGKSAHSEWQKRFDAYGKQYPALANELKLMLESKLPENWDADIPTFDADPKGIATRESSGKVLNAIAQRIPWMIGGSADLSPSTKTNLKFEGAGSFEHDSYGGRNLHFGIREHGMGAVANGLALSGLRPYASTFLIFSDYMKPPIRLSAIMEVPVVYVFTHDSIGVGEDGPTHQPIEQLASLRGVPGLTTLRPADANEAAEAWRVALTHPHEPACIVVTRQALPTLDRKKYASAEGVRRGAYVLADTEGGKKPEVLLLATGSEVSLCVEAYEKLKAEGVAARVVSMPSWDLFEKQDQAYKESVLPPDVHARVAVEQAATLGWDRYVGRLGSQIVMHTFGASAPLKALKTKFGFTPERVYEAAKKQIERVKSNGKE, encoded by the coding sequence ATGTCCTCAGCACCGAACCTCGACCGCCTCGCGATTGATACCATCCGCACGCTATCGATGGATGCCGTCCAGAAGGCCAATTCGGGCCATCCCGGCACACCGATGGCGTTAGCCCCGGTCGCGTTTCATTTATGGCAGAACCATCTCCGGTATGACCCGGACGCGCCGCATTGGCCGAACCGCGACCGCTTCGTGCTGTCGGTCGGGCACGCGTCGATGCTGCTGTATTCGTTGCTGCATCTGTACGGCGTGAAAGAGGTCGATGCGCAGGGCAAGCCCACCGGCAAGCCTGCGGTCTCGCTCGACGACATCAAACAGTTCCGGCAGCTCGACAGCAAAACGCCGGGCCACCCGGAATACGGCATGACGACCGGCGTCGAGACCACGACCGGGCCGCTTGGCCAGGGGCTCGGCAATAGCGTCGGCATGGCGATGGCCGCGCGCTGGAAAGAAGCGCACTTCAACCAGCCCGACGGCGCGCTGTTCGACTACCGTGTCTATGCGCTATGCGGCGACGGCGACATGATGGAAGGCGTGTCGCACGAGGCCGCGTCGCTCGCCGGGCATCTGCAGCTCTCGAACCTGATCTGGATTTACGACAGCAATCGCGTGACGATCGAAGGACATACCGATCTCGCATACAGCGACGACGTCGAAGCGCGGTTTCGCGGTTACAACTGGAACACGCTGCACGTCGACGATGCGAACGACGGCGCAGCGTTCGAATCCGCGCTACAGAAGGCAAAAGCGACAACCGACCGGCCGACGCTGATCGTCGTGAAGAGCATCATCGGCTGGGGCGCGCCGCATAAGCAGGACACCTCGGGCGCGCACGGCGAGCCGCTCGGCGAAGAAGAAATCAAGCTTGCGAAGCGCGCCTACGGCTGGCCCGAAGATGCGCAATTCCTCGTACCCGATGGCGTGATGGACCACCTCGCGAAGGGTATGGGCGCGCGCGGCAAGAGCGCACATAGCGAGTGGCAAAAGCGTTTCGATGCTTACGGCAAGCAGTATCCTGCATTGGCGAACGAATTGAAGCTGATGCTCGAATCGAAGCTGCCCGAAAACTGGGACGCCGACATTCCGACCTTCGACGCCGACCCGAAAGGCATCGCGACGCGCGAATCGTCGGGCAAGGTGTTGAATGCGATTGCACAGCGTATTCCATGGATGATCGGCGGCTCGGCCGACCTCTCGCCGTCGACGAAAACGAATCTGAAGTTTGAAGGCGCGGGCAGCTTCGAGCATGACAGCTACGGCGGCCGCAATCTGCACTTCGGCATCCGCGAGCATGGCATGGGTGCAGTGGCGAATGGTCTCGCGCTGTCGGGCTTGCGGCCCTATGCCTCGACGTTTCTGATTTTCAGCGACTACATGAAGCCGCCGATTCGCCTGTCGGCCATCATGGAAGTGCCGGTCGTCTACGTATTTACGCATGATTCGATCGGCGTCGGCGAAGACGGTCCGACGCACCAGCCGATCGAGCAGCTTGCATCGCTGCGCGGGGTGCCGGGGCTGACGACGTTGCGGCCGGCCGATGCGAACGAAGCCGCCGAAGCATGGCGAGTCGCGCTCACGCATCCGCACGAGCCTGCCTGTATCGTCGTGACACGCCAGGCGCTGCCGACGCTCGATCGCAAGAAATATGCGTCGGCCGAAGGCGTGCGGCGCGGCGCCTACGTGCTTGCGGACACCGAAGGCGGCAAGAAGCCGGAGGTGCTGCTGCTTGCGACGGGCAGCGAGGTATCGCTGTGCGTCGAGGCGTATGAAAAGCTGAAGGCGGAAGGGGTGGCGGCGCGTGTCGTGTCGATGCCGTCGTGGGACCTCTTCGAAAAGCAGGATCAGGCCTATAAGGAGTCGGTGCTGCCGCCCGACGTGCATGCGCGCGTGGCCGTCGAGCAGGCCGCAACGCTCGGATGGGACCGCTATGTCGGGCGCCTCGGCTCGCAAATCGTTATGCATACTTTCGGGGCCTCGGCGCCATTGAAGGCCCTGAAAACGAAGTTCGGTTTTACACCCGAGCGCGTCTACGAAGCGGCGAAGAAACAGATCGAGCGAGTGAAATCCAACGGCAAGGAGTGA
- a CDS encoding H-NS family nucleoid-associated regulatory protein, translated as MATLEAIQRKIERLRAQAEKAATQQNSAVIERIRGIMEKHGLTVADVVAHLGERRGARGASKGNAAQVGLQGKGKLPPKYRNPATGETWSGHARPPRWIAGVKDRSRFLIDSGNTSGKRAVKAAVKPAVKQTVSAQAKGKLPPKYRDPKTGATWSGHARPPAWIKNVKDRSQYLI; from the coding sequence ATGGCCACGCTGGAAGCAATCCAGAGAAAGATTGAACGTTTGCGGGCACAGGCTGAAAAAGCTGCGACACAACAGAACTCGGCCGTGATCGAGCGCATTCGCGGGATCATGGAAAAGCACGGTTTAACCGTTGCCGACGTGGTCGCGCATCTTGGTGAAAGACGCGGCGCGCGCGGTGCGTCGAAGGGCAACGCGGCGCAAGTCGGCCTTCAAGGCAAAGGCAAGCTGCCGCCGAAATACAGGAACCCTGCAACCGGCGAGACGTGGAGCGGCCACGCCCGCCCGCCGCGATGGATCGCCGGCGTCAAGGACCGCAGCCGCTTTCTGATCGATAGCGGAAATACCAGCGGCAAGCGCGCGGTTAAGGCTGCCGTTAAGCCGGCGGTTAAGCAGACTGTCAGCGCACAGGCGAAGGGCAAGCTGCCGCCGAAATACCGCGACCCGAAGACGGGCGCAACCTGGAGCGGCCATGCGCGCCCACCGGCATGGATCAAGAACGTCAAGGACCGCAGCCAGTATCTGATCTGA
- a CDS encoding sensor histidine kinase, whose product MNLSQRLSLVFSALLLACCAVSAWLQIRASDLHDQQVIQAVSHDLASHIAQNGPLIDRSGPRADMLRALFSQLMAVNPSVEVYLLDANGAIRGDDAPPGHVKRNHVDVRPIRRFLAGEGLPIFGDDPRSVSGRKVFSAAALPGANGATAGYIYVVLLGEAHDKWAARIARNAVLRTTLWSMTLVALAGLIAGLIAFRLITRPLGRLTEAVRDFDAGDETGAAAKLSSLGMLSARGRARGEIAILERAFQQMSNRIAQQWRELTYRDQERRELIANISHDLRTPLTSLHGYLEALSLKFDQLEQPERRRYLSIALLQSTKVGHLAQSLFELARLEHGQIQPAAEAFSLADLLQDVFEKFELAAEARRISLRAQISTRLPEVYADLGMIERVMTNLLDNAIRHTPEGGTIEVELAPSNGKVTVTVSDTGPGIPAQLRDSLFQRPVNVGGAQRIGGLGLLIVQQILHLHRSAISLVDREGKGGTFLFSLDVAVATADR is encoded by the coding sequence GTGAATCTGTCGCAGCGCCTGTCACTGGTATTTTCCGCATTGCTGCTTGCGTGCTGCGCGGTATCGGCGTGGTTGCAGATCCGCGCGAGCGATCTGCACGACCAGCAGGTTATTCAGGCCGTGTCGCACGATCTCGCGTCGCATATCGCGCAGAACGGTCCGCTGATCGATCGGAGCGGGCCGCGTGCCGATATGCTGCGTGCGCTGTTCAGTCAGCTGATGGCGGTGAACCCGAGCGTCGAGGTGTATCTGCTGGATGCGAACGGCGCGATCAGGGGGGACGATGCGCCGCCAGGCCATGTGAAGCGCAATCATGTCGACGTGCGTCCGATACGGCGCTTTCTGGCCGGCGAGGGATTGCCGATTTTCGGCGACGATCCGCGCAGCGTGTCCGGCCGCAAGGTGTTTAGTGCTGCTGCATTGCCCGGTGCGAACGGCGCGACGGCCGGCTATATCTATGTCGTGCTGCTCGGTGAAGCGCACGACAAATGGGCCGCACGCATTGCAAGAAATGCCGTTTTGCGCACGACGCTGTGGTCGATGACGCTGGTCGCGCTGGCCGGCCTGATCGCGGGCCTGATCGCGTTTCGCCTGATTACGCGTCCGCTTGGACGCCTTACGGAGGCCGTGCGTGATTTCGATGCCGGCGACGAAACCGGCGCGGCCGCCAAACTTTCGTCGCTGGGCATGTTGTCCGCGCGAGGCCGCGCACGCGGTGAGATCGCGATACTCGAACGCGCCTTCCAGCAGATGTCGAATCGTATTGCGCAGCAATGGCGCGAGCTAACGTATCGCGATCAGGAACGTCGTGAACTGATCGCGAATATCTCGCACGACCTGCGCACGCCGCTGACGTCGTTGCATGGTTATCTCGAAGCGCTGTCGTTGAAGTTCGATCAGCTCGAACAACCCGAGCGCCGGCGTTATCTGAGCATTGCGCTGTTGCAAAGCACGAAAGTCGGGCATCTCGCGCAATCGCTTTTCGAGCTCGCGCGGCTCGAGCATGGCCAGATTCAGCCCGCGGCGGAAGCGTTTTCGCTTGCGGACCTGTTGCAGGACGTATTCGAGAAGTTCGAGCTCGCCGCCGAGGCGCGCCGCATCAGTCTGCGCGCGCAGATTTCAACGCGTTTGCCTGAGGTCTATGCGGACCTTGGCATGATCGAGCGCGTGATGACGAACCTGCTCGACAACGCGATAAGACATACGCCGGAAGGCGGGACGATCGAGGTCGAACTCGCGCCTTCGAACGGCAAGGTCACGGTCACTGTGAGCGATACCGGTCCGGGCATTCCAGCGCAGTTGCGCGACAGCCTGTTCCAGCGGCCCGTCAACGTTGGCGGTGCGCAGCGTATCGGCGGGCTGGGACTACTGATCGTTCAGCAGATTCTGCACTTGCACCGCAGCGCCATATCACTCGTCGATCGCGAGGGGAAGGGCGGGACGTTCCTGTTCTCGCTCGATGTGGCTGTCGCAACTGCGGACCGCTAG
- a CDS encoding response regulator transcription factor: protein MAQAKRVLIVEDDVDIANVLGLHLRDEQYEVVHCANGDDGLRLLSQGGWDALVLDLMLPGVDGLEICKRARAMASYTPIIIISARSSEVHRIIGLELGADDYLAKPFSVLELIARLKALLRRVDAMARDLRDQAGIRTSFGLSIDPVTRDVSIDGRRVELTPREFDLLYHFASHPGKVFSRMDLLNTVWGYSHEGYEHTVNTHINRLRAKIEADPTDPVRIVTVWGRGYRFDANPASQAGSGPGSSPGSSPACA from the coding sequence ATGGCTCAAGCGAAGCGCGTTCTGATCGTCGAAGACGATGTCGATATTGCCAACGTGCTGGGTCTGCATCTGCGCGACGAGCAGTACGAGGTCGTGCACTGCGCGAATGGCGACGACGGCCTGCGCCTGCTTTCGCAGGGCGGCTGGGATGCGCTCGTGCTCGATCTGATGCTGCCGGGCGTCGACGGTCTCGAGATCTGCAAGCGCGCGCGGGCGATGGCGAGCTATACCCCGATCATCATCATCAGTGCGCGTTCGAGCGAGGTACATCGCATCATCGGTCTCGAACTCGGTGCTGACGATTACCTTGCAAAGCCGTTCTCGGTGCTCGAACTGATCGCGCGCCTCAAAGCGCTGCTGCGCCGCGTCGATGCGATGGCGAGAGATTTGCGCGACCAGGCCGGCATTCGCACTTCGTTCGGACTGTCAATCGATCCGGTGACGCGCGATGTCAGCATCGACGGACGGCGCGTCGAGCTCACGCCGCGGGAATTCGATCTGCTTTACCACTTCGCGAGCCACCCGGGCAAAGTGTTCTCGCGCATGGATCTTCTGAATACGGTATGGGGCTACTCGCACGAAGGCTATGAGCATACGGTCAACACGCACATCAACCGCTTGCGCGCGAAGATCGAAGCCGATCCGACCGATCCGGTGCGCATCGTCACGGTCTGGGGGCGAGGTTACCGGTTTGATGCGAATCCCGCGTCGCAGGCGGGAAGCGGCCCAGGAAGCAGCCCAGGAAGCAGCCCAGCCTGCGCCTGA
- the msrB gene encoding peptide-methionine (R)-S-oxide reductase MsrB: MKYRRRFLLAGTTTLAALAALTQWRALAGVLPDASGSSDGEANAPAANEPAADEHFDVTHTEAQWRDLLTPAQFAVLREAATERPYSSPLNDEHRVGVFACAGCALQLFSSHTKFDSHTGWPSFYAPLDHAVATHTDRSFHMTRTEVHCSRCGGHLGHVFDDGPRPTGLRYCMNGLAMNFVPRSA, encoded by the coding sequence ATGAAATACCGTCGACGCTTTTTACTTGCGGGAACCACCACGCTCGCGGCACTCGCCGCGCTCACGCAGTGGCGCGCGCTGGCCGGCGTCCTGCCCGACGCGTCCGGCAGCTCCGACGGCGAAGCCAACGCACCGGCAGCGAACGAACCGGCAGCCGACGAACACTTCGACGTAACGCACACGGAAGCGCAGTGGCGCGACCTGCTCACGCCCGCACAATTCGCCGTACTGCGCGAAGCGGCGACCGAGCGCCCGTACTCGAGCCCGCTCAATGATGAACACCGGGTCGGCGTGTTCGCCTGCGCCGGCTGCGCTCTACAACTCTTCTCGTCGCACACGAAGTTCGATAGCCACACCGGTTGGCCGAGTTTCTACGCGCCGCTCGATCACGCGGTGGCCACGCATACCGACCGCTCGTTTCACATGACCCGCACGGAAGTGCACTGCAGCCGGTGCGGCGGGCACCTCGGCCACGTGTTCGACGACGGACCGCGGCCGACCGGCCTGCGCTATTGCATGAACGGACTTGCGATGAATTTCGTACCCCGTTCAGCCTGA
- a CDS encoding DUF2282 domain-containing protein yields MSAKKTAVSSALLATAVATLLATAAQAAPLTKAEANAAVAAHKEKCFGVALKGQNDCAAGPGTTCQGTSTTDFQGNSWKFVQGGTCTSIVTPAGNHGSLSPIKS; encoded by the coding sequence ATGTCTGCAAAGAAGACCGCTGTTAGTTCCGCCCTGCTTGCAACCGCAGTGGCTACCCTGCTCGCGACGGCCGCGCAAGCTGCGCCGCTGACCAAGGCAGAAGCCAACGCGGCAGTCGCGGCTCACAAGGAGAAGTGCTTCGGCGTTGCACTGAAAGGACAGAACGACTGCGCAGCGGGTCCGGGTACGACATGCCAGGGTACGTCGACGACGGACTTCCAGGGCAACTCGTGGAAGTTCGTTCAGGGCGGCACGTGCACGAGCATCGTGACGCCGGCCGGCAACCACGGTTCGCTTTCGCCGATCAAGTCCTGA
- a CDS encoding DUF692 domain-containing protein has translation MRANTRPRGLTSETAGWVGTSFKHEHLAAILADRVNHGFFEVHAENYMGAGGPPHRMLEAIRERYPLSLHGVCMSIGGSEPLNRQHLARFRDLVDRYEPALVSEHLAWSTHAGTFFNDLLPVPYNEDTLARVCRHIDEVQQAIARPILLENPSTYVAFESATMSETEFITAIVRRTGCRLLLDVNNVFVSATNHGYAASAYLDAFPLDHVDEIHLAGHAEQLDDEGEPLLIDSHDGPVADPVWALYEDVIGRIGPTVTLIEWDSKLPEWPVLRAQALAARKLMESRRVPVTTDVFNEI, from the coding sequence ATGCGCGCCAACACGCGTCCCCGCGGCCTGACTTCGGAGACTGCGGGATGGGTCGGTACTAGCTTCAAGCATGAGCATCTCGCAGCAATTCTTGCCGACCGTGTCAATCATGGTTTTTTCGAGGTTCACGCGGAAAACTACATGGGGGCCGGCGGCCCGCCGCATCGCATGCTCGAGGCCATCCGCGAGCGTTATCCGCTGTCGCTTCACGGCGTGTGCATGTCGATCGGCGGTAGCGAGCCATTGAACCGTCAGCATCTCGCGCGTTTTCGCGACCTGGTCGATCGTTACGAGCCGGCGCTCGTATCCGAGCATCTGGCCTGGTCCACACATGCGGGCACCTTCTTCAACGACCTGCTCCCGGTGCCGTACAACGAGGACACGCTCGCGCGCGTGTGCCGGCATATCGACGAAGTGCAGCAGGCGATCGCACGGCCGATCCTGCTCGAAAATCCGTCGACCTACGTCGCCTTTGAATCGGCGACGATGAGCGAAACCGAATTCATCACGGCAATCGTGCGCCGTACCGGCTGCAGACTGCTGCTCGACGTCAACAACGTATTCGTATCGGCAACGAATCACGGTTACGCCGCGTCGGCTTATCTCGATGCGTTCCCGCTCGACCATGTCGACGAGATTCATCTGGCGGGACACGCCGAACAACTCGACGACGAGGGCGAACCGCTGCTGATAGACAGTCACGACGGCCCGGTTGCCGATCCCGTGTGGGCACTCTATGAAGACGTCATCGGGCGCATCGGTCCCACTGTCACGCTTATCGAATGGGACAGCAAGCTGCCCGAGTGGCCCGTGTTACGCGCGCAGGCACTCGCAGCAAGGAAGCTCATGGAATCGCGTCGGGTACCGGTTACGACGGACGTCTTCAATGAAATCTGA
- a CDS encoding DNA-binding domain-containing protein translates to MKSEDCRNLRTTDFAAEFSRGLTDPDVQAPPDVTGPAVRGANGERESARKGAVKRYNVYRNNVTVSLIDALAATYPAVQRITGIDFFRAMARFHIRATPPVSPLLFEYGHDFPGFIEQYEYAKAMPWLADVARIERAWLDAYHAADLPVLPVQIFEDIEPAQLGELRFTPHPATRIVRSAYSALSIFAMNRRDGPVEPLDPSGSEDALVTRPEADVIVSNLPDGGAAFLNTLIAGESLGAAVAAAFDEAPSFDLPASLNGMIASGVFTAIDRGD, encoded by the coding sequence ATGAAATCTGAAGACTGCCGCAACCTGCGGACTACCGACTTCGCAGCGGAATTCTCACGCGGCCTGACGGATCCGGATGTGCAGGCGCCGCCGGACGTCACAGGCCCAGCGGTAAGAGGCGCAAACGGCGAGAGAGAAAGCGCAAGAAAAGGCGCCGTCAAACGCTACAACGTATATCGCAACAACGTGACGGTCAGCCTGATCGACGCGCTAGCCGCGACCTATCCGGCCGTGCAGCGTATTACCGGCATCGATTTTTTCAGAGCGATGGCGCGGTTTCACATTCGCGCCACGCCTCCTGTGTCGCCGCTGCTATTCGAATACGGCCACGACTTTCCCGGCTTTATCGAGCAGTACGAATATGCGAAAGCCATGCCGTGGCTCGCGGATGTCGCGCGTATCGAACGCGCGTGGCTGGACGCCTATCACGCGGCCGATCTGCCGGTTTTACCGGTACAGATATTCGAAGACATCGAGCCCGCGCAATTAGGCGAACTGCGTTTCACGCCGCATCCGGCTACGCGAATCGTTCGCTCAGCTTATTCCGCGCTATCGATCTTCGCGATGAACCGGCGCGACGGTCCGGTCGAACCGCTCGATCCGAGCGGAAGCGAGGACGCGCTCGTGACGCGGCCCGAAGCGGACGTGATCGTGTCGAACCTGCCCGACGGCGGCGCAGCATTCCTGAACACGCTTATTGCAGGCGAATCGCTAGGGGCAGCGGTGGCCGCGGCCTTCGACGAAGCGCCCTCTTTCGATCTTCCGGCCAGTCTGAACGGGATGATCGCATCCGGCGTATTTACCGCCATTGACCGTGGAGATTGA
- a CDS encoding DoxX family protein has product MSELENRKPAFATCVATKIGQASGLVQKLAQPWLTQLVLRLALSVPFWRSGILKWHGFLQLNDTAVDLFTDVFQLHLPGGPYPFPAPAVVAFLSACGEVGFPVLLVLGFGTRFAALGLFLMTCTIELTVPDGWPIHITWAAMALGIAAWGPGAISIDHLLSRAVKRS; this is encoded by the coding sequence ATGTCCGAACTGGAAAACCGGAAGCCTGCTTTCGCAACTTGCGTGGCAACGAAGATCGGCCAGGCGAGCGGTCTCGTGCAGAAACTGGCGCAGCCCTGGCTCACCCAACTGGTCCTGCGCCTTGCGTTGTCCGTACCGTTCTGGCGGTCGGGCATCCTCAAGTGGCACGGATTCCTGCAACTCAACGATACGGCCGTCGACCTCTTCACCGACGTGTTCCAGTTGCATCTGCCCGGCGGCCCCTATCCGTTTCCGGCGCCGGCGGTGGTTGCCTTTCTGTCAGCGTGCGGCGAAGTTGGTTTTCCCGTGCTGCTCGTGCTGGGCTTCGGCACCCGCTTCGCAGCGCTGGGCCTGTTCCTGATGACCTGCACCATCGAACTGACCGTCCCTGACGGCTGGCCGATTCACATCACGTGGGCAGCGATGGCCTTGGGAATCGCTGCATGGGGACCCGGCGCGATCTCGATCGATCACCTGCTGTCACGGGCGGTGAAGCGCAGTTGA